A window of the Xiashengella succiniciproducens genome harbors these coding sequences:
- a CDS encoding TolC family protein produces the protein MNKLRTIGVASLMWIMVSAGAQSAADTATDKWDLNRCLEYALENNVQLNKSRLSYASAEASLMQAKGQRLPNLNASISENGSNNRMRDPMTDELGDWKFSVNGSASLNTGVTLYSGGAINNEIQRSTLAKEAALLSVDQTEMDISIAVVQAYVNVLYAYENLKYYKEVVDLSTKQVERSRRLLEAGSVSRRDIADMEAQLASDNYSVVTATNTLTQRITDLKTLLQIPVEQRYDVYIPEEEINVILDALPDIYDVYEATLRNVPDVKYSELQKQMAEIDLKSAKAGYLPTLSASASIGTSYMDPYSLSAGTQFSDNLNERIGLTLSIPIFNRFSTKANVARSKINIESASLTLDNTRNALLQEVERIYQETQAGQQRYLAAIAQKNASEESFSIAQEQYALGMLNSIELQQSRNMWLNANRELIQSRFNALLYRKILDYYLGIPLTM, from the coding sequence ATGAATAAACTAAGAACTATTGGAGTTGCAAGTCTAATGTGGATTATGGTTTCAGCAGGAGCCCAGTCCGCTGCTGATACTGCGACCGACAAATGGGACCTCAACCGCTGTCTTGAGTATGCGTTGGAGAACAATGTTCAGCTGAATAAGTCCAGGCTGTCATATGCTTCTGCAGAGGCTAGTCTGATGCAGGCCAAGGGACAAAGGTTACCAAACCTGAACGCAAGCATTTCAGAAAATGGGTCTAACAACAGAATGCGTGACCCAATGACTGATGAGCTGGGTGACTGGAAGTTTAGTGTTAATGGATCTGCATCCCTTAATACAGGTGTTACTCTGTACAGCGGTGGTGCTATTAACAATGAAATCCAACGAAGTACACTGGCCAAAGAGGCTGCTTTGCTTAGCGTGGATCAGACAGAGATGGATATTTCAATTGCAGTTGTACAGGCTTATGTAAATGTGCTCTATGCATATGAGAACCTGAAGTACTACAAGGAAGTAGTTGATCTGTCTACCAAGCAGGTAGAGCGTTCCAGAAGGCTTCTTGAAGCAGGCTCGGTTTCACGTCGCGATATCGCTGACATGGAAGCACAGTTGGCCAGTGACAACTACTCTGTTGTGACCGCAACAAACACTCTTACTCAGAGAATCACCGATCTGAAAACTTTGTTACAGATCCCGGTCGAACAAAGGTATGATGTTTATATCCCTGAGGAGGAGATTAATGTAATACTGGATGCATTGCCTGATATCTACGATGTTTATGAGGCTACACTGCGTAATGTTCCGGATGTTAAGTACAGCGAACTGCAGAAGCAGATGGCAGAGATTGATCTGAAATCAGCTAAGGCAGGATACCTGCCTACTCTGTCTGCGTCGGCTTCCATCGGAACCAGCTATATGGATCCCTATTCATTATCAGCCGGTACTCAGTTTTCTGACAACCTGAATGAACGTATTGGTCTGACTCTGTCTATTCCGATTTTCAATCGTTTCAGCACCAAGGCCAATGTTGCAAGAAGCAAAATCAACATTGAATCAGCAAGTCTGACTTTGGACAATACAAGGAATGCTCTGCTGCAGGAGGTAGAAAGAATTTATCAGGAAACACAGGCCGGGCAACAGAGGTATCTGGCTGCAATAGCCCAGAAGAATGCTTCTGAAGAAAGCTTTAGCATTGCTCAGGAACAGTATGCACTAGGAATGCTTAACTCCATCGAACTGCAGCAATCACGTAATATGTGGCTGAATGCAAACCGTGAGCTTATCCAGTCACGCTTTAATGCATTGCTGTACAGGAAAATACTTGACTATTACCTAGGTATTCCCCTGACTATGTAA
- a CDS encoding oxaloacetate decarboxylase subunit alpha, translating to MGKRIGITETILRDAHQSLIATRMRTEVMLPIIEKLDDIGYHSLEAWGGATFDSCIRFLNEDPWDRLRKIKDKAKKTPLQMLLRGQNLLGYRHYADDVVEYFVQKAIANGMDIIRIFDALNDPRNIETAIKACIKEGGHAQAAICYTTSPFHSLEQFAKDAKILEDMGAHSICIKDMAGLLKPFDAYNLVKAIKETVKIPVQLHTHYTSGVASMTYIKAIEAGVDVVDTAISPMALGTSQPPTEPLVASLEGTEYDTGLDLVKLSEIAEYFTPFREKWIKEGLLDTKMLGVDANALIYQVPGGMLSNLVSQLKQANALDKYEEVLKEVPRVREDFGFPPLVTPSSQIVGTQAVFNVLTGERYKMVPKESKGIVKGEYGRTPAAISAELTKKILGDEEPITCRPADLIEPELHTIREKITEYIQQDEDVLTYALLPQVAEKFFKARKEGTLNAPAAPVVEAKAAPAEKAAAEGDDEELVAVLSAAVAATEGGAPSDYRITGFRQVSPWVLYERLNR from the coding sequence ATGGGAAAAAGAATAGGTATTACCGAAACCATACTCCGGGATGCGCACCAGTCTCTGATTGCGACGCGTATGCGCACCGAGGTTATGTTGCCGATAATCGAAAAACTTGATGATATAGGGTATCACTCCCTCGAAGCTTGGGGCGGTGCTACCTTTGACTCCTGCATTCGATTTCTGAATGAGGATCCATGGGACCGTCTGCGTAAGATCAAGGATAAGGCAAAGAAGACTCCGTTGCAAATGTTGCTTCGTGGTCAAAACCTGCTCGGATATCGTCACTATGCCGATGACGTGGTTGAGTACTTCGTACAGAAGGCCATTGCCAACGGTATGGATATTATCAGGATTTTCGACGCACTGAATGACCCAAGAAATATCGAGACTGCTATCAAGGCATGTATCAAGGAAGGTGGTCATGCACAGGCCGCTATCTGCTACACTACAAGTCCTTTCCACAGCCTTGAGCAATTTGCCAAGGATGCCAAAATTCTTGAAGATATGGGTGCCCACTCTATCTGTATCAAGGACATGGCTGGTCTGCTCAAGCCTTTTGATGCATACAACCTTGTAAAGGCTATCAAGGAAACCGTTAAGATACCGGTACAATTACATACACACTATACAAGTGGTGTGGCTTCAATGACCTATATCAAGGCTATCGAAGCCGGAGTAGATGTTGTTGATACAGCAATATCTCCTATGGCACTTGGTACTTCTCAGCCTCCGACAGAACCGCTTGTTGCTTCTTTGGAAGGAACTGAATATGACACAGGTCTTGACCTTGTCAAGCTGAGTGAGATTGCAGAATACTTCACACCATTCAGAGAAAAATGGATCAAGGAAGGTCTGCTCGATACCAAGATGCTTGGTGTTGATGCCAATGCCCTGATATACCAGGTTCCCGGTGGTATGTTGTCCAACCTTGTATCCCAGCTTAAGCAGGCTAATGCCCTTGACAAGTATGAAGAAGTACTTAAGGAAGTTCCCCGCGTTCGTGAAGACTTTGGTTTCCCACCACTGGTTACACCTTCAAGCCAGATAGTTGGTACACAGGCTGTATTCAACGTACTTACTGGTGAACGCTACAAGATGGTTCCAAAGGAATCCAAGGGTATTGTTAAGGGAGAATATGGCAGGACTCCTGCTGCTATATCAGCCGAACTAACCAAGAAGATTCTGGGTGACGAAGAACCTATCACATGTCGTCCGGCCGACCTGATCGAGCCCGAGCTGCATACAATTCGTGAAAAGATCACCGAATATATACAACAGGATGAGGATGTGCTGACTTACGCCCTGCTTCCACAGGTAGCTGAGAAATTCTTCAAGGCGCGTAAGGAGGGTACACTGAATGCACCTGCTGCCCCCGTAGTTGAGGCTAAAGCTGCTCCGGCTGAAAAAGCTGCTGCAGAAGGTGATGACGAAGAACTAGTGGCAGTACTGTCTGCAGCAGTAGCTGCAACAGAAGGTGGGGCACCATCAGACTATCGTATAACAGGATTCCGTCAGGTAAGTCCCTGGGTATTGTACGAAAGGCTTAACCGATGA
- a CDS encoding biotin/lipoyl-containing protein — protein sequence MKKYVITVNSKQYEVEVEEVRAAAPAARKQVNGTTQAQRPAAASSSKSVNGTAGKTLVAPMPGNVLKVLVAEGEKVTKDQPVLVFEAMKMENNLTAPADGTIVTLNVKEGSVMSVGDVLLVIE from the coding sequence ATGAAAAAATATGTGATCACAGTCAACAGCAAGCAATACGAGGTTGAGGTGGAAGAGGTAAGAGCTGCTGCGCCAGCTGCCCGTAAACAGGTAAATGGAACTACACAGGCGCAGAGGCCGGCTGCTGCAAGTTCATCCAAGTCTGTGAACGGAACCGCAGGAAAGACTCTTGTTGCCCCTATGCCGGGTAATGTGTTGAAGGTTCTTGTTGCTGAGGGCGAAAAAGTAACAAAGGATCAACCAGTATTGGTCTTCGAAGCAATGAAGATGGAAAACAACCTGACTGCTCCTGCCGACGGAACAATAGTCACGTTGAATGTAAAGGAGGGTTCTGTGATGTCTGTCGGTGATGTGCTTCTAGTAATTGAATAA
- a CDS encoding o-succinylbenzoate synthase, whose amino-acid sequence MYKASFQLHKLYFKEPGGTSRGVLTSKLSYYLSVWNEDEPGIVGTGECSILPRLSIDDRPDLENKLSEVCGNINDYTVDLHHSLMDWPAVRFALETALIDLHKGGRNILFPSSFTDGLTSIPINGLIWMGNLDEMSRRIEAKLQDGFSCLKLKIGALDTDSELSLLRSLRKRFSPETIELRVDANGAFTPTQAKRILEELAKLKIHSIEQPIRAGHEKEMATLCANTPVPIALDEELIGVNRPEEKRYLLELIKPQYIILKPSLLGGFKASEEWIKHAKSLGTGWWVTSALEANTGLNAIAQWTATLGNPMPQGLGTGQVFSNNTGSFLVVENGHLHYRQPV is encoded by the coding sequence ATGTATAAGGCATCGTTCCAGCTTCACAAACTATACTTCAAAGAACCCGGAGGAACATCGCGTGGTGTTCTCACCAGCAAGTTGAGCTATTATCTCAGTGTGTGGAATGAAGATGAACCCGGGATAGTGGGAACCGGTGAATGCTCAATACTTCCCCGTCTCAGTATTGACGACAGACCCGACCTTGAAAACAAGCTTAGCGAGGTTTGTGGCAATATAAATGATTATACCGTAGATCTGCACCATTCCCTTATGGACTGGCCTGCAGTAAGGTTCGCACTTGAAACTGCACTTATAGACCTACATAAAGGTGGCAGAAATATACTTTTCCCTTCGTCTTTTACAGATGGCCTTACATCAATTCCCATCAACGGTCTGATATGGATGGGAAATCTCGATGAGATGAGCCGCAGGATTGAGGCCAAACTCCAGGATGGCTTTTCCTGCCTGAAACTCAAAATTGGGGCACTTGATACTGATAGTGAACTGTCACTGCTGCGCTCACTGCGCAAGCGCTTTAGTCCTGAAACCATAGAGTTGCGTGTTGATGCAAATGGTGCATTCACTCCTACTCAAGCTAAAAGAATTCTGGAAGAATTGGCAAAGCTTAAGATACATAGCATCGAGCAACCTATCAGGGCCGGCCACGAAAAAGAGATGGCTACACTCTGCGCCAATACCCCTGTTCCTATTGCCCTGGATGAAGAGTTGATTGGAGTAAACAGACCTGAAGAAAAAAGGTACTTGCTCGAACTTATAAAACCTCAGTATATAATACTTAAACCAAGTTTGCTCGGAGGCTTCAAGGCCTCCGAAGAATGGATAAAGCATGCAAAATCTCTGGGCACCGGCTGGTGGGTTACCTCAGCTCTTGAAGCTAATACCGGATTGAATGCCATTGCCCAGTGGACAGCAACACTTGGCAATCCCATGCCTCAGGGACTGGGTACCGGACAAGTCTTCAGCAACAATACCGGGAGCTTTCTTGTTGTTGAGAACGGGCACCTTCATTACAGACAGCCAGTATAA
- a CDS encoding AMP-binding protein, with product MEHLQYNTIKINGFNYSLSTLDRLKEREGEDVLGFLKAWANEDALLTMYTSGSTGTPKEIRVSKAAMINSALKTLKFFNLKPGMSALLCLPANYVAGRMMLVRALVGNLDLIAVKPSSHPLADIDRVVDFAAFTPMQMLNELKLGSPALLHLRDVIIGGAKVDSELDRLLQKVEFKAYETYGMTETLSHIALRRINGKERTDGFVPLPDVRLSLDDRSCLCIDAKGICDQLLVTNDIAEIREDGSFLITGRADNIINSGGIKHSPEAIENKIVHLVDVPFAISHIPHSTLDRQIVLVCQGKPSDMATLPERIKKLVKRYEMPAAIYIVDSFPLTESGKIKRTQLASLIEGLKPKVTIK from the coding sequence ATGGAGCACCTTCAATACAACACTATAAAAATCAATGGATTCAACTACAGTCTTAGCACTCTTGACAGGCTCAAGGAGAGGGAGGGTGAGGATGTGCTTGGCTTTCTGAAGGCATGGGCAAATGAAGATGCCCTACTGACAATGTACACCTCAGGATCCACAGGAACTCCAAAAGAGATTAGGGTAAGCAAGGCTGCAATGATCAACTCAGCCTTAAAGACCCTTAAGTTCTTTAATCTCAAACCCGGTATGAGTGCCTTGCTCTGCTTGCCGGCAAACTACGTCGCCGGCAGGATGATGCTTGTAAGGGCCCTGGTCGGTAACCTTGACCTCATAGCAGTTAAACCATCCTCCCACCCTTTGGCAGATATTGACCGTGTGGTTGACTTTGCGGCCTTCACTCCAATGCAGATGCTAAACGAGCTGAAGTTGGGCAGTCCCGCACTTCTACATCTCAGAGATGTAATTATAGGTGGGGCTAAGGTGGATAGCGAACTCGACAGGCTATTGCAGAAGGTGGAATTCAAGGCATATGAAACCTACGGAATGACCGAAACACTTTCACATATTGCCTTGCGCAGAATTAATGGCAAGGAAAGAACCGATGGCTTTGTTCCCCTGCCAGATGTAAGGCTTTCATTGGATGATAGATCCTGCCTTTGCATAGATGCCAAGGGTATATGTGATCAGCTTTTGGTAACCAACGACATCGCCGAGATCAGGGAAGACGGAAGTTTTCTGATTACAGGAAGGGCTGATAATATTATTAATAGCGGTGGAATCAAGCACTCACCAGAAGCTATTGAAAACAAGATAGTCCACCTCGTGGATGTACCCTTTGCAATTTCTCATATACCCCACAGCACGCTGGATCGACAGATAGTGCTGGTTTGTCAGGGCAAACCGTCCGACATGGCTACCCTACCTGAAAGAATTAAAAAGTTAGTAAAGCGCTACGAGATGCCGGCAGCAATCTACATCGTTGATAGCTTCCCCCTGACTGAGTCGGGCAAGATAAAGCGTACTCAACTGGCCAGTCTCATTGAAGGCCTGAAACCCAAAGTTACAATCAAGTAG
- a CDS encoding LytR/AlgR family response regulator transcription factor yields MDNNPVYTAIIVDDEAPARSIIRHYLGRHANVEVIGECANGFDAIKMVRDLNPNLMFLDIQMPKVSGLELLEVLEDAPQVIFTTAYDEYALKAFELNAVDYLLKPFSLERFDAALNKALERLAGGLPAQRPPVEEIRNENPEKLNRIVVKKGSSISVIPVSDILFLEAQEEYVMIYSGQGRFMKHQTMHYYESHLPENEFVRIHRSYIANITKISKLEPYDKDSYIAVMPPDHRLRISRTGYRKLREKLGF; encoded by the coding sequence ATGGACAATAACCCTGTCTACACAGCTATAATAGTGGATGATGAAGCGCCTGCGCGCTCCATCATCAGGCATTATCTTGGACGTCATGCCAATGTTGAGGTCATTGGTGAATGTGCCAACGGTTTTGATGCAATCAAAATGGTAAGGGACCTGAATCCTAATCTTATGTTTCTTGATATCCAGATGCCCAAGGTGAGCGGCCTGGAGCTTCTTGAAGTGCTGGAAGATGCGCCTCAGGTGATTTTTACTACGGCCTATGATGAATATGCTTTGAAGGCTTTCGAGCTGAATGCAGTGGATTATCTGCTTAAGCCATTCTCACTTGAGAGGTTTGATGCGGCTCTGAACAAGGCCCTTGAAAGACTTGCAGGAGGACTACCTGCTCAGCGTCCTCCGGTTGAGGAGATCAGGAATGAGAATCCCGAGAAACTAAATCGTATAGTGGTAAAGAAGGGTAGTAGCATTTCTGTTATACCGGTAAGTGATATCTTGTTTCTTGAGGCACAGGAGGAATATGTGATGATATACTCAGGCCAGGGTCGCTTTATGAAGCATCAGACTATGCATTATTATGAAAGTCACCTGCCCGAGAATGAGTTTGTAAGGATTCACCGCTCGTATATCGCAAATATCACCAAGATCAGCAAATTGGAGCCTTACGACAAGGATAGCTATATAGCTGTGATGCCGCCCGACCACAGGCTGAGGATTAGTCGTACCGGTTATAGGAAACTTAGAGAGAAACTGGGGTTCTAA
- a CDS encoding sensor histidine kinase codes for MLHPVLTHKYVYPGLILFWAFHAVLPAALLHYYADLEWTYALVDGGVYSFGLVIVGLSLWYPVSFRTQEIPITRKLLHNSLICVVAAVIWILVSSFLCRILLGTNQHYIEVASTVLPFRILWGINEFVMFIIASHFFIFYTDLEEKRLQEEVLKKQVKESELKTLKAQLNPHFLFNSLNSVSALTLTAPEDARHMLAQLSELLRYSLSSNQMAMISLSKEMENIRRYMEIERVRFGELLNYEEEIAADCEKSIVPALILLPLYENAIKHGLYESLDPVTVRTKCFRKGNNLFVVVSNNFDASVSSPVGTGLGLKHTANILRNLFGRDGLLVAGASDGIYTVRICIPQS; via the coding sequence ATGCTGCATCCGGTATTAACCCACAAGTATGTATACCCTGGACTGATCCTTTTCTGGGCCTTTCATGCAGTATTGCCGGCTGCTCTCCTGCATTACTACGCTGACCTTGAGTGGACCTATGCCCTTGTTGACGGGGGAGTGTACAGTTTCGGTCTGGTGATTGTGGGACTGTCGTTGTGGTACCCGGTGTCATTCCGTACGCAGGAGATTCCGATAACCAGGAAGCTGCTTCATAACTCACTGATATGTGTTGTTGCAGCAGTAATCTGGATATTGGTGTCATCATTTTTGTGCAGAATATTGCTTGGAACCAATCAACACTATATTGAAGTGGCCAGTACGGTGCTCCCCTTCAGGATTCTGTGGGGGATTAACGAGTTTGTTATGTTTATTATTGCCAGCCATTTCTTTATATTCTACACAGATCTGGAAGAAAAGCGATTGCAGGAGGAGGTGCTCAAAAAGCAGGTGAAGGAGTCGGAACTAAAAACCCTAAAGGCCCAGTTGAATCCGCATTTTCTGTTCAACAGCCTCAACTCGGTGAGCGCTCTGACGCTCACTGCACCCGAAGATGCACGGCATATGCTGGCACAGTTGTCCGAACTGCTGCGTTATTCGCTTAGCAGTAATCAAATGGCGATGATTTCCCTTAGCAAGGAGATGGAGAATATTCGCCGCTATATGGAAATTGAGAGGGTGAGATTTGGAGAACTGCTCAACTATGAGGAGGAGATAGCTGCAGATTGTGAAAAGAGCATAGTTCCTGCGCTTATTCTGTTGCCCCTATATGAAAATGCTATCAAGCACGGTTTATATGAGAGCCTTGATCCCGTAACTGTCAGGACTAAATGTTTCAGGAAGGGCAACAACTTGTTTGTTGTGGTAAGCAACAATTTTGATGCAAGTGTATCATCTCCGGTAGGAACCGGTCTGGGACTGAAACATACTGCCAATATACTACGCAACCTCTTTGGAAGAGATGGACTGCTGGTGGCAGGAGCCTCGGACGGGATTTATACAGTTCGTATATGTATTCCTCAAAGTTAA
- a CDS encoding LiaI-LiaF-like domain-containing protein translates to MNKANYTKRYGFGLVVLLVGIVLLLDNFGVIPYEVRDVIFRWPMIFVLIGLINVINREWTSALILFLIGAFFLLPTLSEHFSYHSLWRFWPVLLIIAGFGILKGRKSSGCHRIKDAGTNSTDYLDVVAVFGSSTNRIRSDNFRGGEIVAVFGGCEIYLTDAMLSPEGGTLDIVTVFGGTKLYVPRNWHVKVESSNVLGGYVDKRVGVGENIDMTRTLKIEGVNVFGGVELLSM, encoded by the coding sequence ATGAACAAAGCTAACTACACTAAAAGATACGGTTTCGGCTTAGTGGTGCTACTGGTAGGTATTGTGTTACTTCTGGATAATTTCGGAGTGATACCATACGAGGTAAGAGATGTTATATTCAGATGGCCGATGATTTTTGTTCTGATTGGTCTGATTAACGTGATAAATCGTGAATGGACCTCAGCATTGATACTATTCCTGATAGGCGCATTCTTTCTGTTGCCTACTCTGTCTGAACATTTTTCCTACCATAGCTTATGGCGGTTCTGGCCTGTTTTATTGATAATAGCCGGTTTTGGGATATTGAAGGGACGAAAGTCTTCGGGTTGCCATAGGATCAAAGATGCAGGCACTAATAGTACCGACTATCTTGATGTAGTGGCAGTATTCGGTAGTAGCACAAACAGAATCAGGTCCGACAATTTTCGAGGGGGTGAGATTGTTGCTGTCTTTGGTGGTTGTGAGATATACCTAACTGATGCTATGCTGTCACCTGAAGGGGGAACTCTTGATATAGTTACTGTCTTTGGGGGAACCAAATTATATGTGCCGCGCAACTGGCATGTAAAGGTTGAGTCCTCAAATGTGCTTGGTGGATATGTTGATAAGCGTGTCGGGGTAGGTGAGAATATAGATATGACCAGAACCCTTAAGATAGAAGGAGTGAATGTATTTGGTGGTGTGGAATTGCTAAGTATGTAA
- a CDS encoding TonB-dependent receptor: protein MLRLLLCMLVLLPLGVAAQSNFHVAGLVTGTDMEPLPGAHIAWNNGFAVSDVNGRFVLPNDDQDSIHISISFIGCETSDTILTGGRNHHIHVVLQPTSLSLGEILVKSRSARNGGNSELIGGSELSRLVSGTLVGALEHLPGFNAMNIGASAAKPVIRGMSFNRVVVVNNGIKQEGQQWGADHGLEVDPFLTEEVELVRGAAAIEHGSDAMGGILQLSSNTVPAQGLGGKVQMLGKSVNQTAAGSLLLQGAGQRLFFKSRISILDYGDYRIPIDTVVYNNRSIPIYGGKLKNSAGKEQDLFLQVGYRGNHWRTSLSAARVWQKSGFFPGAHGEPDISRVQDDGDDRNIEYPYQQIEHRSLTSSTIIQTPHSAFNIDMGFQQNHRQEYAAFHTHFANQVAPEKDPDLELDFMLRTWSGNIKWNYRVNNNQDFTAGIQLQQQNNSVAGYSFLMPQFEKGSAGLFLRYAYKLSSRLNLNAGVRYDHNQLDVSAYFDPLLYKYLAGKGHSDEASRAHAQRASAVNRTFSDFSWSAGLQFKVSDPLNISLNLGRSFRAPTANELAANGVHHSSFRHEAGSSDLDSEIAYYADLVAEYSKGRRKVVFSPYIYRFSNYIFLKPSGRWSLLPHAGQVYVYTESEAEMMGIELEYRDVIGHRWEYIINGEWISNSQTDGADYPLPLSPPPSVFGQLTYLLPIAINNSEWRFSVNARLVARQDHVARNEDETPGYKVFGASILIPVNVAGNSAEISLKADNLLNAKHFNHLSYYRKVGIPEPGRNIQVLINIPF from the coding sequence ATGTTAAGGCTATTATTATGTATGCTTGTGTTGCTGCCACTCGGGGTGGCAGCCCAGAGTAACTTTCATGTGGCAGGTCTTGTGACCGGGACAGATATGGAACCTCTACCTGGAGCTCATATTGCATGGAACAATGGCTTTGCGGTAAGTGATGTAAATGGGCGTTTTGTACTACCCAACGATGACCAGGACAGCATCCATATCAGCATTTCATTTATCGGTTGTGAGACTTCAGATACCATCCTGACCGGAGGTCGCAATCATCATATACATGTGGTACTCCAACCAACGAGCCTAAGCCTGGGAGAGATACTTGTCAAAAGCCGATCCGCCAGGAATGGCGGTAACAGCGAACTCATTGGTGGCAGTGAGTTAAGCAGGCTGGTCAGCGGAACTCTTGTCGGGGCACTTGAACATTTACCCGGATTCAATGCAATGAATATCGGGGCTTCTGCTGCAAAGCCCGTAATCAGGGGTATGAGCTTCAACCGTGTTGTAGTAGTAAACAATGGTATCAAACAAGAAGGGCAGCAATGGGGTGCAGATCACGGTCTTGAGGTCGACCCCTTCCTTACAGAGGAGGTGGAACTTGTAAGAGGTGCAGCCGCTATCGAACATGGGAGTGATGCAATGGGAGGAATACTACAACTGAGCAGTAATACTGTCCCTGCTCAAGGTCTTGGTGGTAAGGTGCAAATGCTTGGCAAGTCTGTCAACCAAACTGCAGCAGGCTCCCTCCTGCTGCAGGGAGCCGGTCAGAGACTATTCTTTAAGTCCCGCATCAGCATCCTTGATTACGGAGACTACCGTATTCCCATCGATACAGTAGTCTACAATAACCGTAGTATCCCAATTTACGGTGGCAAACTCAAAAATAGTGCAGGCAAGGAACAGGACTTATTCCTCCAGGTAGGGTACAGGGGCAATCACTGGAGAACATCATTGTCAGCAGCCAGGGTGTGGCAGAAGTCGGGCTTCTTCCCAGGAGCCCATGGTGAACCGGATATAAGCAGGGTGCAGGATGACGGTGACGACAGAAATATTGAGTATCCCTACCAGCAGATAGAACATCGTTCACTTACATCAAGCACAATCATACAGACTCCTCACTCGGCATTCAACATAGATATGGGGTTTCAGCAAAACCACAGACAGGAGTATGCTGCCTTTCACACCCATTTCGCCAATCAGGTGGCTCCTGAAAAAGATCCGGATCTGGAACTCGACTTTATGCTACGCACCTGGTCAGGCAATATCAAGTGGAACTACAGGGTAAACAACAACCAGGATTTCACGGCAGGAATCCAGTTGCAGCAACAGAATAACAGTGTGGCAGGCTACAGTTTCCTGATGCCGCAATTTGAAAAGGGTTCGGCCGGACTTTTCCTTAGGTATGCGTATAAGCTATCGTCTCGTCTGAATCTCAATGCTGGCGTGAGATATGATCATAACCAACTTGATGTAAGTGCATATTTCGATCCCTTGCTCTATAAATACCTGGCAGGAAAAGGACACAGTGATGAAGCTTCCAGAGCCCATGCCCAAAGGGCAAGCGCAGTCAACAGAACCTTTAGTGATTTTAGCTGGTCGGCTGGCCTGCAATTCAAAGTCTCAGATCCCTTGAACATCAGCCTTAACCTGGGTAGGAGCTTCAGAGCCCCTACAGCCAACGAACTGGCTGCCAATGGTGTACACCACAGCTCCTTCAGACATGAGGCTGGAAGCAGTGACCTGGATTCCGAGATTGCTTATTATGCCGACCTTGTGGCAGAGTACAGCAAGGGCAGGCGAAAAGTTGTCTTTTCGCCCTATATATATAGGTTTTCCAACTATATCTTCCTGAAACCTTCAGGACGCTGGAGTCTGCTTCCCCATGCGGGACAAGTCTATGTGTACACTGAATCGGAAGCCGAGATGATGGGTATCGAACTCGAATACAGAGATGTCATTGGTCACAGATGGGAATATATTATTAATGGAGAATGGATAAGTAACAGTCAGACCGACGGTGCCGACTATCCCCTGCCACTTTCTCCTCCACCCAGTGTGTTTGGACAACTCACTTATCTGCTTCCCATCGCAATAAATAACAGTGAATGGCGTTTTTCAGTTAATGCCAGGCTGGTCGCAAGGCAGGATCATGTGGCTCGCAATGAAGATGAGACACCCGGATATAAAGTATTTGGGGCTTCAATTCTGATTCCTGTCAACGTGGCAGGGAATAGTGCAGAGATCAGCCTTAAAGCCGACAATCTGCTGAATGCTAAACATTTCAATCACCTTAGCTACTATCGGAAAGTTGGGATACCCGAACCCGGAAGAAATATTCAAGTACTGATAAACATCCCATTTTAG
- a CDS encoding DUF4625 domain-containing protein, whose translation MNFKTLGLLSIAAMTLWACKDKNKKDEPKTDQQKPTIEISDPAANAEILQNAQLNISAELTDNVELGSYKVDIHYVRTGDTHKGTGDQEIEWEYENEAQINAGLKTYDLNLSTTVPSNAKPGNYHLLIRAVDAAGNENEAYIEFKVVLDTI comes from the coding sequence ATGAATTTCAAGACATTAGGTCTATTATCAATTGCAGCCATGACTCTTTGGGCTTGTAAGGATAAAAACAAGAAAGATGAGCCCAAGACTGATCAACAAAAGCCTACAATAGAGATTTCAGACCCTGCAGCAAATGCAGAAATACTGCAAAATGCCCAATTGAATATCAGTGCTGAATTGACAGATAATGTTGAACTCGGATCTTACAAGGTGGATATTCACTACGTTAGAACTGGTGATACTCACAAGGGTACAGGCGATCAGGAGATAGAGTGGGAATATGAAAATGAAGCTCAAATCAACGCAGGGCTAAAAACATACGATCTCAACCTCTCCACAACAGTTCCTTCTAATGCCAAACCCGGAAATTATCACCTCCTTATCAGGGCGGTGGATGCAGCCGGTAATGAAAATGAAGCATACATTGAATTCAAGGTTGTTCTTGACACTATATAA